The Salvelinus alpinus chromosome 22, SLU_Salpinus.1, whole genome shotgun sequence DNA window TTTTTGAACTGTCAATGGATGAGTATATAATCTGGGGTTGATCATAAGACTGGACATTTGAAGGAGGACAGTGTCCTTGGTTGGAGAGGTGAGACAAAAAAGTAGCCCTGAGCACGTACCTAACTATTTTAGAGGGACTCTTAGCTCTGAGCATGGATGCGAACAAAATCTCAAACTTCAGCATTGAACGCATTTTAGGCACTGAAGTGGGACCTTCGTATACAACTGGAGCCGAATCTTCACAATATTTTGGATATTTGTCTGGCACCTTCCTCCATGGACACTCAAATCCACATAATGAAAACTGGAAATATGGTATGCCTAGGGATTTGACAACCGCCCACATGCTGCAGGTTCCGACCATATCACACACTATTGATTATAGTAGCAGTTACCTCAGCTATGGATCATTTCATTGTCATCATGCAGATATAAATCGTTGTCCTACTGCAACTCAAAACAGAGTTTTCAACGACGAAAGAGGTGAAATAGTGTTATATTTGATTATGTCACTACATAGACTGTATGTTGAGGCCACAAAGTATTGAACTGTAGTGCTACATTGTTACAAAATATTAGGCCTatcgttttttcttcttctctttgcTTGCTTTCGACTGCTtatccatgttttttttttacattttttttttaaatctcagggTCTCAGCCTCTGTGCACTTACTTGGACCAAGGTGGAAACCAAATAAGTCGGGGCAGAATGCGTACAGTGTTCACAGACAGCCAGACCAAACAACTGGATCAGCTGTTCGAACAAACGAATTACCCCGGCGTCGAGGGACGGGCTGACCTAGCCAGGAACACGGGCCTCACGGAGGAAATTGTTAGGGTAAGAGAAGGATACGTTTGTTTTAGAAAAGTGGTTGTGTAACTATTTAAGTTACAAGTTATTTTCTGGACTTGACATCATTTGTTCTATTTCTCTAGGTTTGGTTCAAAAACCGTCGTGCGCGCCGAAAGAGGCAGAAAAGCGGCACCAAGGCCGAATCCCCAGACCTGGCTACTTCGAAAAGAGACTGGCCAACAGTCTACAACAAGCGCAGCTTCCAGGGAAACAGCTTCTCATGATTCCTCTGATGATAGCAAGAACATATgatttcttaacacttatttatGTTCACTTGAGTTCATAAGCCTTTAGGCCCAGTCACCACGCGTAAATATCCCCAGATAGCAATTCATTGGTGGGCATTTAATGTAAAAACTAAATTCAATTGTTAGACCTGCAATAAATGCACATTTGAGCAATTACAGTAAGTGTCTGAGTGTATTATCTCTAAAGTTGTTTGAACAAAAGCAAGCAACAGCAAATGTAGAAAACAACATCAACGTTTATTAGATTCATAGTCAGAGTTGTAATTATAAGCATTTTCATGCTGAGATACACCATCGTAAAAATAAACTTTCAGCAAATAAAGAGCATGCAATGAATATTATTCATGACACTATAATACATCCAACAGTACACCCCCCCAGTTAACTATTTTTGGACACAGACACCAACACACTATAAAACTGGAAAATAAAAGTACACTTTGTGAaattatcaaaatatattttttaacaaacTGCAACGACATGTCTATGAAGAAAATGAACCATTGTTGAGATAAGAGTTTTAGAATAagatgttttttttctttataATGACAGTACACCACTTAATAAGATTATATACATGTTCATAGTGTCCTCGAATAAACATAACATTTGAAGAGAGGACTCATCAAAGTAGATTCTTGTCAAGTTGTTAGTTGTAGATGATAACAAAGTGACACATTAGTGACATCTACTGGCATATTATGGTACACATTATGCTACCAGAGTGTAACATCTCGGCGACAACTACACCATTTTGGTCAATCTTGGCATCAAACAACTTTTCTTGAGCATAAAATATGCCAGTCAACCAACTATTGAACTCAACCATGTAGTAAGTATGAACAATGTTGCACGCTATACTTATTTCTAATGTACTTTTTTTCCAGCATAAGTAGTACAGACAAGACATTCTGATGTATTCGTACTCATTATCAAGCACTTCAGTATGGGGCGAGGATTTGTTTGTTATCTACTAGTAAAGAAACTCACAGTCCTTCTTGACACAGTATAATTTTAGCCTTTCTTGGCTAACAGGGTTTTAACAAAGCGAGCTGTCCTGATAAAGTTTGCAACCTTTTGTGTTGAGATAgtcattaaataaaataaaaaaggttcCAAATGCCACAGGTTCTTAAGTATCCCATTAAATGACTTTGAGGTTTAATGGATGAGTTTCTCTCAAACTGGATATACTAATCTCCCTTATTCAGATCAAATGAAGCTGATTCCCTCATAGTATCCTTGTTGTTCAGCAGCTCTCTTACAGACCTAGTCATAACCGTACactagcaatatcaaaaacaacCACACATTGTTGCGTTCAGTTCCACATTGCTCAGTGCCACATTTTACAAGGGGCGATTTCGGAAAACGACATGGTGCAAGAGTATTTAGACACTTCCTGATAAggagtatttttttgttgttccgTGGTGCTGTTAACACAGGATGTTCACAACGGTGttcagagagagcaggaggaagtTCAGGTGTTTTCTCTCCTCCTCATGGTGTTCTTACATAGTGTTGAGTAGACAAAGACACTATCCATATCCACATTGCAAAGTACACAGTTAAATATTGCTGTTTTTATGCACATACTCATAGATTTTGACATTAAGCGCACACAAGTTTAGACGGTCAGATTTCCCCCCTAATGCTCACACCCACAAACTTACCAAAGCCTAACTTTGAGAGAGAAGCATGAGAGGATAGCCAACAGAGGGTGTAAACTGTGGTAGCACTGAGCTAGCAGGTGTTCCGTCTGTGCAGATTTAGCCTGAGATGAACACTTTTGGTGCAACAAGGAACCTACAGATTGGAAGGAGGGTACTAGTTTATCAAGAAACATATCTTTAACAAGTATATTTTGGTACCCTTGTAGATTTCCTATTTCTATAAACAAAACTTAAAATGTGGGCAAATAAAGCTTTTTTTTAACATTACGTTTAAATTAAAGTTAAGCAAAAGATATTGCTACTTCATGCTAAACAATAAAGAAAACAGCTTTAACAATATTAACCTAAGTGGTTTACCCTTATATTACATTTTGGGGTGAGCAGCTATTTTGGTTGACGTAACTTGGATCTGAGACCAACTGGTTCAAAAGTGCAATAAACACCTAAAACCAAGTTATGAAAGTCTTATTTGACCCAGTTATGGACAAATAGAGGTGTCTATAATACTACGATTTAAACCATTGCTAGAAAATTGTCTTTCAAGGGTACAGAAGCTATCTGTGCAGATAAAGATGTCCTTCAGCAATTAACTTGGGACATTATGATTGACATACATACGTGCTGGCATTACATTTCCTAAAACGTGTAACTAGTATTTCACAGGGATCTCTCAAAGAATTTAGTTCCGGAGACCGGGAACTTCATTTTCGAACCATGTGTGAGCATATTACAATTACACAAGCCCATTAACAAGCAAATCAATATTATATACAAATTTCCAATTGCACATTTGGGAAAATTCTCAGAGTGCAAGTGGAGAAATAGTAGATGTAGGAATCCTGAATAATATTAAACCCTGTTTTCTTTTGGACATACAACATTAGAAGAACATGACCATATATTCATGTCACATCTTTTCACAATAAAAAGGCATGTTTATGGGAAAATAAATGAGTAACACGATTTGACTCACACATGCACATTTTGGATCAATCCCTTTAGTACGACAGATAATGTGTTGGTCTCCTCTGAAATACTGGGAATTAGGATGAAGCGGCAGCAAATCAAAGTATATCAGTATGTACTTAGTCATTTGAAAGGTTCCCTAGTAGAAGCTACATGGCATGAGAAGTTGGCTGACTGGTCTAAGGGCTTTGGTAACTTCTGACAGGGTAACAACAAGCAATCAACACCAAAATAGAGAAACTTACAAAAACTAAATGAATATATCTATTAGATCGTTGCTTTTGTAGAGTTTGTGTCCCAGATTTCGAGTTACAATTATTTTGTCTCATTACTAGTGTTACAAACGGAATGCAGGATGTTAGTTAACATACAAGGCACTAGGTTTTGCTATAGGACTGACTGCAATCAAGGGGAATggagagtggaggggggggggggggggggggcagtggttCACTACTGTAATTCTGACAGCAACAGCCAGAGAAAAGCACAAATGAAAGATGGACACTAAGAGGAGAGCAGTAGATCttttgaggaggaagaggaggaggaaggagagtgtCGTTAGGACTGCATCTCAGCTCGCAGCATCCAGGGGAACCAGCAGCAGAACAGCaacctgaggaagaggatgagcaggaggaagaggagagggattcACATCACCGGACACATTCATCAACAGGAGCTTATTTCTAAGCTGCTATTTGTTGACTCAGAGACAACACAGAGAGGAAAAGAAGAGACTCTACCTGGATATTGAACTCTCAGACGTGATGTCCTTAGGTGACCTCACCGCGTTGAATTTACGCTTTGGCTGGTTCACTAGAAGAAACAAAGAACATCTTTGGATAGAATGCAGACGTGGGAGTAGAAGGTACATCATAACATGGGGTGGCGTGGCACGCTGGCTAACATGACTGGGCGGATTTGACCGTAGATACTTACTAGACACCTGGTGGACTTTTTTCACCATCGTGCCGTCGCCGCTCTGACCGTCCTTTGATCCGCAGATTCTGAGAGATCATTAACAGCCGTGCTTAGTATTGTACAAGACGGTCAGTCTGTTCAGAATGAACCTTTACAATCACAACAGAGAACGTTGTATATTGTCTAGCTCTCCGTCTGAGAATGAATGATAAGCATAGTTACACAAGGTAACAGTAAAATGCTTTCTCATCAATAAAGTCGTTACGTTATCTTAGGGTCATTTTTTGAACCAGGTGTTAAAATAGGTGTTATGTTACCTCTGTACCCGAGATGGGGGTGCAAAGACGCCGTACTTGGGCAGGCAGGTGAAGTAGCGGACACCAAAAACAGACCCGTCATGCTTTCCTGTGGGCTGCTCCAGCTCCACACCAAACCAGtaacctggacacacacacacatcatcaataGTTCAACTTGATTAAACATTTCTAAGCATTTGTCAAACATTTCTTGAAAAGATCACCACCAGTGTTGCAGTGACTTGATTTCACAGCAGACCTACCTGGGGCAAAGTCTGTCTTTCCGTAATAGCGTATGATTCCCTGCTTCACACCAGCAACCAGCACCTGGTCTCCAAGTTCCACCTTCACCCCATCTGGGTCCAGACTGGCTACGGACATAGACTTCTTCCTcagagctgatggaggaaatcAAATGTTAGTTAACATGTTatttttaagcaataaggcacgagggggtgtggtatatggccaatataccatggctaagggctgttcttacacacGACGCAGCgctgagtgcctggacacagcccttaaccgtggtatattgaccatataccaccaacccccgaggtgccttattgctattataaactggttaccaacgtaattagagcagtaaaaatatatattttgtcatacccgtggtatacggctgtcagctaatcagcattcaaggctcgaaccacccagtttataatgtgttATAAGTCTATGAGTCATGTGTTATTTATGTGTTATAAAGTCTGTGAATCAACAGATGGCTTGTTGTGCTCCTATGAGAATGAATGCCATGGCCCTTGATGGGGAAACTCTTTTGTGGAAGCggcatttcagttgtacaactgactaggtatcccctttccctttcttgtacctttctctctctccattatttCCTTCTTTTCTTTCTTGTTCTTTCCTGTGACGCGGGAGAAGTCCATGCGGGGCGTCTTGGGTGTGGAGGTGACAGAGGAGGGGGCCAGCTCAACAGCTTTGGCGATTTTCGACACTGGAGCAAAGATACCTTCAGGACAATAGAAGTGATTAGAGAAAACCCTGAAAAACCTGCATTGCATAAAACCTGCATAAAATTGACAAAAAAAGTTATGAAATCAAGTCTTCTCTTTGCTCTTTTCTCACGGGGAATCTTAGCGCATTTCAATAGATTTAAGTAAGAATTCCCAAAATGTGAGTGAAATAACAGGTGGTTACCCAATTTGGGGGGGCAGATGAAGTAACGCACCCCCCCCACACTTCCGTCGTTCTTGCCCTCTGGCTCGTCCAGCTCCACCCCTACCCATTGGCCACTGGCGAACTCCGTGGTCCCACAGAAGCGCAGCGTGCCCGTCTGTGGAGGAGAGACTGTGTGAGGTCTGACATTTATATTGGATTTTGACTATCAAATTGAATTAACCTTATTGATCCCCACAGGGGCTCATCGAACAAAACACGTGATTTTTATTCTTGTATTATTGAAGGTGATACCAGGCAGGATTAAATAGTTAACAACACTTCTCCACAGCACTGAGGTAGGACTAGTCTCAGACATCTCTAGACCAGGGCAGCATGCTTATCTGGTCTTTTTCTGTCATTCATTACTACTGAGATACTAGGTCCCAGGCCtggccaaccctgttcctggagagctacagtcctgaaggtttttgctccaactctaatctagcacacctgattctaataattagctggttgatcatCTGAGTCAGGTTAGTTActactggggttggagcgaaaaacttcaggagggtagctctccaggaacagggttgggcagCTCTGTAACTAGGCTATGGTTAGTAGTCTACCCATCTCAACACAATAACATGTTTTAAGTGATTATGTTGTGGTCAGTaggacatacactatatatacaaaagtatgtggacaccatctcaaattagtggattccaGTTGCTGACATACAGTAGGCCACACATAGGTTTCCAATGCATTTGAAGTGCAGTTAGTGATGCATGGTAAATACCAAATGAATGCACCAAGGGAGACTACGTCGTTTAGTGCAGTCAGTAATGCGGTCAGTCATGGAAATACACCTGAAAACACGATTAAATGTGTTCAGTTATGCAAGTAGACACACAGGTCGAGGGCTACCCACCTGCTTCAGGTGATGCAGAGCTGAGATGTCAATTTCATCACTGCTCGATTTTTTGGGAAGCTATATGTGTTAACACAAGTGGGAATAAATGTTTGCTAGAATTCACGTTCTCTTCTCACACAGTACAACAAGCAGCAGGGCTCCACCATATAGGATGAATGATACCTCATACTGGCCACTATAAAAAAGATATAAAGATGATTGAAAGCCATTTAAATGGTCTTAGGCATATAAACGCGCTCACAAAATTCAGCAGTTTATTTTAATTCACTGTTTTTAGTCTTTGAGGCTCCCATTTCTTACCCTTTGCCTCCCAATCCTGACaaaccgcacacacacaccttcatgtCGTCCAGCACCACACGGTCGCCCAGTTTCAGGCCGATGGAGGTAAGCATGAGGTTGCCAGGGATGTTGTCGTAGTTGAGCAGGGTGGCGCGGGGCAGGTTGCAGCTGAGGGGCACAGAGTCCAGCAGCAGCTGCTTCAGCTCCTTGGCCACCATGGCCGCCTCAGCTTTGTCCAGAGTCATGTCCATTGGGTCAGGGACCACCTCGGCCGGCCCCTGGCCCTTATCATTCTGTCAGAGAGCGAGacagtgaaggagggagggagagaaaaagggagagagaaagggacatcAGAAATAAATTGGCATATTTGTGTCGAAGTCATCCCCACATAAAAACAGAAACAGAATCTGTTTTATCTGAA harbors:
- the LOC139549088 gene encoding CAP-Gly domain-containing linker protein 3-like isoform X1, which produces MTKEQTAEVEEEAQPASEYQSPVHEPRKRPMVHPSAQAPLPKDYVFTFFDPNDPACLEILLDPRTTIPELFAIIRQWVPQVQHKIDLIGNEILKRGCHVNDRDGLTDMTLLHYSCKAGAHGVGDPAAALRLSNQLISLGADVSLRSRWTNMNALHYAAYFDVPELIRILLKASKPRVLNSTCSDFHHGTALHIAASNLCLGSVQCLLEHGANPTVRNDKGQGPAEVVPDPMDMTLDKAEAAMVAKELKQLLLDSVPLSCNLPRATLLNYDNIPGNLMLTSIGLKLGDRVVLDDMKLPKKSSSDEIDISALHHLKQTGTLRFCGTTEFASGQWVGVELDEPEGKNDGSVGGVRYFICPPKLGIFAPVSKIAKAVELAPSSVTSTPKTPRMDFSRVTGKNKKEKKEIMEREKALRKKSMSVASLDPDGVKVELGDQVLVAGVKQGIIRYYGKTDFAPGYWFGVELEQPTGKHDGSVFGVRYFTCLPKYGVFAPPSRVQRICGSKDGQSGDGTMVKKVHQVSMNQPKRKFNAVRSPKDITSESSISRLLFCCWFPWMLRAEMQS
- the LOC139549088 gene encoding CAP-Gly domain-containing linker protein 3-like isoform X2, which translates into the protein MTKEQTAEVEEEAQPASEYQSPVHEPRKRPMVHPSAQAPLPKDYVFTFFDPNDPACLEILLDPRTTIPELFAIIRQWVPQVQHKIDLIGNEILKRGCHVNDRDGLTDMTLLHYSCKAGAHGVGDPAAALRLSNQLISLGADVSLRSRWTNMNALHYAAYFDVPELIRILLKASKPRVLNSTCSDFHHGTALHIAASNLCLGSVQCLLEHGANPTVRNDKGQGPAEVVPDPMDMTLDKAEAAMVAKELKQLLLDSVPLSCNLPRATLLNYDNIPGNLMLTSIGLKLGDRVVLDDMKTGTLRFCGTTEFASGQWVGVELDEPEGKNDGSVGGVRYFICPPKLGIFAPVSKIAKAVELAPSSVTSTPKTPRMDFSRVTGKNKKEKKEIMEREKALRKKSMSVASLDPDGVKVELGDQVLVAGVKQGIIRYYGKTDFAPGYWFGVELEQPTGKHDGSVFGVRYFTCLPKYGVFAPPSRVQRICGSKDGQSGDGTMVKKVHQVSMNQPKRKFNAVRSPKDITSESSISRLLFCCWFPWMLRAEMQS